A segment of the Anoplolepis gracilipes chromosome 14, ASM4749672v1, whole genome shotgun sequence genome:
GTAGCTGATACGTCGTAGCCTGCATAAAAGTAGTGTTTCTATACTGTGCCTCTATCCTGACTCTATAGATGTTTAAGCCTGGTAGTTATTAGCTATTGCAAAGTATATTAGACCCTTTCTTTTGTTTGGCAAGGTGCAGTCTGCTTTATCTTTCAGATCTAGAGGTCACGGGTATCTCTCGCAGTGGCCGTGTAAGGAAGAAGTCTTCTAAGCTAGTCGACTTTGAGTCCCCCGATGATCTTACGGAAAACAAACTCAAGCGACAGAAGGCGCAACAGTTACAAACACCGCAACTCTTAGATCAGTATGAAGTacaacagcagcaacagcaaatATTGCCCACCCAATCCAGCCAGATTGGTGGGCGACAAAGGAAAAATTCAGGCTCCAATCATGTGCAACAAAGGCTCAAGGTGGAATCCTTATCTGATAATGAGTCATCGGGTTCAGAATCTGATGATCCCTCTGGGATAAATGAGGATGAGAGATATAGCATGGAATCTGGAAGCGACAATGAAGTAGACCCACTTATGATCGATGATAGAGAAACTGGCTTTAGGAAACTAGAGCCACCATCAGGTCAGGAAACACCATCGCAAgcaaatagtttatatatgcttgaaaaatgtaagaaaaagtTGATTATTAAGGATGGGAAAATTATAGGCAAAACGAAGGCACAGCGCAAAGACAAAGGGGTATGTACTAATGAAGAGCGATACCAAAGAATGGccttaattttttgatatttttagaagACGAGATTTACCGCTTACATGCTATGGGCAAAGAAAATTAGACAAGAACTGTTAGAACAATCTCCTTACATGggtatttaagttatatttattcttttttatacagatACAAACGCATGCAACTTTTATGTTGTTTATTGACTGTTGCTTTTTGTAGATTTTGCGGCAATTTCTAAGCGATTAGGCGAGCTGTGGGCTACAGTGCCACatctggaaaaatataattggcGCAGGCGCGCAAAGCGCCTAGCAGCAAAACCTCATACTTTACCAGCGAGTAAAGATGAGCCTATCTGGAAAATGCCACCACCCGCCtcgcgaaaaaaattcattaataaaattggtGGGTTTGTTTAGTTCCTTATGTATATAAGCAATGTACCATTTGTGTCATGTTGTgtagtaatagtagtagtagtggTAATACTAGTAATAGTAGTAATTTATGTACTTTGCCTTCTTCATGTGCATCTGCATtatccaaaaatatttattgaaccGAATATATATCCGCCCTTTATGATCTTGGtagtgattaaaaaaaattttttctatttttttttatgtggcATGCATGCGTTCTATTTAAATGTAAGCAGTAcgatgttaataaattattctcgtATGCATTTCAGGTAATGGGAAAGAAACGAAGGCTGCTTCTGCGAAAAAGACTATCCAACTCGGCGTGCCGTCTGTTGTCGGGAATATCCCAATCTCGCCACCGTCAAATCGCACCGGTAAAGATCTGGTTAATGAACCGGTAATAGGCACGGGAATGTACAAGGTGATTGGAACCCAGCCGATTGATGTTGCGGCTCATCTCAAACTGCTCGGCGAAAGTCTGACGATCATTGGGGAACGTTTAAAGGAACACGATGGTCAAATAGCCGTCTCTGGTAGTCTTTCGGTTCTATTGGACTCGTTGCTCTGTGCCTTAGGTccattaatttgtttaacgCAACAATTACCGGAAACTAACGGAGCTAAACCAGAAACACTTTCCCAAATGCTCGATAACATTGCTTATCTTATGCCTGGTCTATAatacatgtacaaaatatGTGAAAGATAACGAAAAGATCGGTAattctgtaaatatatgtatgaaattagataaaaataagtagaTTATAAGCGTGAAAACAAAAATGGAGATGTATTTTACCATTTATTTACTAgaagtttgaatttttaacaCTGATTGTCattctattttcttaaatgtaaagaaatagtacattatgttttatataaataatatatcatttgcaAGTGTAAAATAGCATTATATttcctatataaataatatattgtacaaaattaaaataaatatttaaatataaaattttacaaatagagGAAGTGGGTTAATAAGAGCCACAGAAATAGGCACaactatattatgtaaaaatctttaatgcTACTGAACGTTTCAGTCCTTTCTTTGAATCGTCATTAGTAatccaaattataaaaattttataaacataaatttccTATTAATTCCAACCATTAAGACAACGAAATTAATTCCAAgttcctttttttctaaagagGAAAGTTGATGAAAACTAAAAGTCAAAATACATgaatttgatttgaaaaagGACCAAAgtgtattattgaaattaaagatttttacataattcgtGGTTCTTATTAGTCCACTTTctacttgaatttttatatcgaatttATTAGAGCATTTTCGTTTTGttgaaatttgaatatttaaatcttattacaACTAACTGTACATgtgacatataaaaataatattacaacattattGTTCTGGTAAAATAGGCGGACATGtacaaaatagatttttatcacCGTATATATCATCTATTCTTCCTACGCTTGGCCATATCTTGTTGCTTCCTTTGACGAATGgctaaaaaataagataaaattctgTAATCGCAGTAACTATTCGATTAgatgaaataattaagagaTATTTACAGCGGGAAAAGCCCCTAACTCTCGTGAATATCCTCGATTCCATTCGGTGGCTATTACTTGTTCTTGTGAGTGAGGTGCCATCTTCAAAGggtttttttcaatatctaaTTTTCCTTCTTCGATGTCCGCAATCTCTTTTCTTATAGCTgtcaaaagaaataatgacaaaaatattaattttatattgttttaagcACAGCattcaaaaagttttttgttttaacttACAAATGAGAGAATCGCAAAATCTATCCAATTCAGTCTTATCCTCGGATTCAGTCGGTTCGATCATTAAGGTGCCAGCTACAGGCCAGCTCATGGTCGGTGCATGAAAACCATAATCCATCAATCTCTTCGCGATATCAACGGCCTCGATATTGGCAGTTTTCTTCAAGTCCCTTATGTCCAAAATGAATTCATGTGCAATCAGTCCGGTTTCACCTTTGTACAACGTGTTGTAATACTTCTCCAGCCTCTTACTCATGTAATTAGCATTGAGAATGGCCACTTGTGTAGCTTTACGCAAGCCTTTCGAGCCCATCATCTTTATGTAGGCCCACGAAATTGGTAAAATAACAGACGATCCGAAGGGCGCAGCCGACACAGTACCAAGATTCTTTATATCACCGTTGACATTACCAGAACAATTTATTACCGGATGATTTGGCAGAAAAGGTATAAGATGTCGctttctgtaaaattaaattatatacatacatgtataatttgaCGCAAAACTCTTCAAGATTTAGATGAACGTTACTTACACTCCAATGGGGCCCATACCGGGTCCACCACCTCCGTGAGGAATGCAGAACGTCTTGTGCAAGTTGAGATGTGACACGTCGCTGCCATAATCACCGGGTCGACACAAGCCAACTTGAGCATTCATATTGGCACCGTCCAGGTATACCTGAGCACCGGCACCGTGCACCATGTTACATATGTCGCCGATTGTCTCCTCAAATACTCCATTTGTCGATGGATATGTGATCATCAGGCATGATAACGTGTCTCGATATTTGTCGATCATCTCTGATAGGTGCGTCATATCAACAGAGCCATCCTTACACACAAAAATTGGCTCCACCTGCATCCCCGCCATTTGGGCGGACGCGGGATTCGTGCCGTGTGCAGATACCGGAATTAAACATACTTGCCGGTGCTTTTCATCCTTAGATTCGTGATAACACTGTATGGCTCTCAAACCAGCGTATTCACCCTGTGCCCCACTGTTTGGTTGGAAACTGATACCATCGTAACCGGTGATCGCGCACAGATCACGCTCCAATTCAGCAAACAGTTGTTGATATCCTTTAGCCTGCTCGGGAGGAGCAAAAGGGTGCATGTCCGTGAGACCTTTCAAACTGCACGGCATCATCTCAGTCGTTGAGTTTAGTTTCATCGTACAAGAACCCTGATACAAACGTTGATGTTAATCGTTAAATTACACTggaacatattatttttataaaattacagccgCTTACCAGTGGAATCATGCTATGTACAAGAGACACATCCTTGTTTTCCAGAGATTTCATATATCTAACTATCTTGGTCTCGGAATGGTAGCTATTGAAGACAGGATGCTGCAAATATGAAATTGTACGATGGAAGTCTGACTTGTCCAAACTTCTCGCAAAGAAGTCTTCATCCTTGATAACATCGTCAACTGTGAGGTTCGcagaaaatactttataaagatCATTCACGTCTTCTATCGTTGTAGTTTCATCGAGGGATATTCCAACGGTTCCGTCACTGTAATATCTGCAAATTTTCGTTCGATAAAAtctctttgataaaattataaagtataaattaaaattatttcatatattaagaaGAGAGCACACAAaccttaaatttattttagctcTGCTCGCATTCTCTTTTACTGTCTGCGCAGAAATTTTTGGCGACACTTTAATAGTATCAAAAAAGTACATGTTGCTTATCGTGTTCCCAGTTACTTCCAAACCTCTGGCCAAGGTCAACGTCAAATTGTGCACTCTGCTCGCGATGTCATGTATTCCTTGAGAACCATGATACACGGCGTACATTGCGGACATGTTGGCCAGCAAGGCTTGTGCGGTACAGATATTACTGGTAGCCTTGTCCCGTCTGATGTGTTGCTCGCGTGTTTGCAGGGCCAACCGGTAGGCTTCCCGGCCGTCGAAATCTTTCGTAACGCCTACCATTCGACCGGGCATTAATCGCACCAGCTTCTGTCGACACGCGAAGAACGCAGCGTGAGGTCCACCGTATCCGAGAGGTACCCCGAAACGTTGACTCGTGCCCACGCATATATCGACGTCGAATTCACTCGGCGGTTGAAGTACAGCTAACGCCAGTAAGTCAGTAGCTGCACAGACGAGTGTCTGGAATGCAATACAAATTGTTAAATTGCGATCATAGCCATATAATATGTGTGATaccatttttttgtaaaaagtatttacacgagtatttttattcctctgtattatatgtgtttctagataataatcattttaccCCATTAGCATGCGCCTTTTTGACAACGTCGTCGAAATCGTGTATGCAGCCTGTGGTGTCGGGATATTGCACAAGAATCCCGGCGATATCCTTCCCATTGGTGTCGACTTTGAACACGTCTCCAATTTTCAACGTTAAACCTAAGGAAGCAGCGCGCGTTGCTATCACACTAATGGTCTGCGGATGCACTTGATCGGAGacgaacaatttttttctcttattatgtCTGCACGCGAGCGCCAGGGCCTCCGCTGCTGCTGTCCCTTCATCCAAGAGGGAGGCGTTCGCCACTTCCATCCCCGTGAAGTCGCATATCATGGTTTGGTAATTCAATAAGCTTTCCAGTCGTCCTTGCGCGATCTCCGGCTGATAAGGAGTGTACTGCGTCGTCCTGAGATAGGATACAACAGATTATttagacaatattttttttatatacatttaaattcatttatcgGTTTTATTCTAGCACAATTTACCATCCTGGATTTTCGAAGATGTTGCGCATGATTGGGTGTGGCACGCAGCAATTATGGTACCCCATACCTATGTAAGAGCGCCATATTTCATTCTTCTCTGAAATTTCGGTGACCTGCTTCATCAGATTGTACTCGGCTGCAGAATTAATTCATTCGTATTAATTTCATCTTCCACAGTAATTCAAAACTCTGTATATCATCATTTcgttataagtaatataagtTAGAATTTGATACGATGAAGAAAATATagtgttatatatacagagttgggaaataacgcgttacttgtaaCGTCGTTACTGTTACAGGATTTTTTTCGGTAACTGTAACGGcgttacaaattttgtaacgaaaaaGGTAACTTCgttacatttttcgataacgagtaacgaaattaacagttacttttatcgttactttccaAACAGCACATGTCTTCAAATTTGAACTTAGAAATTGATAAGAGTATTGAAATGCAATATCACATAAAAACTGCTGAATCTCTTTCTAGTATGTATTTCTTACtttgtaaacaaatatttaagtagACAGATAATTCAATGATTAGACAAGAATtcgatattatgaaaattattgtatcgtgttaaaattttaaaataaaaaaaaatgaaaacacgTGAAGAAAGTGATTTTGActatatttacaaatgtattgaaagtaaactaacaataaaaaaattattttatttacatttacaaaatctaaaagtatttaagaaagcttgtttacacttttttgtcttatttaaaataatttattattatcaaaactaTTACATGCTATATCAATAGcactatcaaaattatatcattactttaatgtaaaataatgtttaacaatttttaatatttagtgtaaaaatttgatcttgtattaaaataatttttatgtaaagtttgtattgtatacaaaaaaagtaacgcAAATTATTGTAACGATAACGGTAATGAGTTACTCTTTAAAATTAGTAACGagttatattttagaaaaaaaccgATAACagtaacgagttacttttataaaataattttcccaACTCtgattatatacacatgtgcTATTTCAAAATCAGATTAAATCTATGCAATGACAAAAACTTTCATTCTATTTGAAATCACGTGAATGCTAGGCGGACGCACGAGATTGAACTGTGACCTCAGATAACGATAAATCGAAGGTTATCAATTTTAGGTCGAGTCAAATCGTAAAGTCTCGTGACTTGTCACGTTTCTACAGAATGAcgataatcttaaaaaaataaggaaaaaaaaaacaattgttttaTCCCAAACAAAACTCAAGGTAACTTTGCAAGCAAGGAACAAAAAGATTCCTCCTCCCCCATCATTTCATTTCAAATTAATGAGATGTCTAATTGtgttttagtaaaatttaatttaatttaattgatttaaataatttaaatatactaattaaGAGGACACATTACTCACTAACTGGCTCATCGAGATTTAAACCTCCTTTGTGAAGAATTTTAGCCGGTACTGCCGCTTCCGTTAATTCATCAAGACTCTGCAATAACGagttgtcaaataaaattaatccacgactaattaaatacaaacatctttttcttattgaataaaaaaatttcaaaggtATATACGTCACCTTAAATCCAATTAATCTCAACATTTCCACCTGCTCATGTTCCCTGGGTCCGATGTGCCTTGTTTGAAATTCCTCTTTTCGCGGGATTAATTTATCGAGATTCTTCCGTAAATTACTCAATCGCAATCCACGAGCATGTTGAGCCAcgatattatgtttatttagaaGTCTCGAGTATCGTGCTACCTTTAAAGTGTACTGCATTGTAACTCTTTAAAAAGAGATCGCGTAGAGAAACGTTAGCGATAAACGATTTGCTATACTGGAGGATCTTCACATAACTAAGAAATGTTATGAACTTGACGAAGATTTTATACCGAGTATATATTGATATCGTACAGTCACACAGTATATCGGGAGATCGTATGTCACAATTCTTGATTACACAGCTTGACCTTTAACTTTAGCTTGtacaatattgaaaaattattttcgcaaTTATATCTCTCAATGTTTGATCTAATGTAGAATTCTTCCATCGAAACAGATGTTTTTTTCAAACCTTGTGTTTGATTCCAACGTTTGTGCAAAACACAAGGTTTTTCAGCATTAATTTTAGTTGACCTGCttataatttatcacatatttaattatacgaaaataatagaataaaatttaaatataaataaaaaatattacgatatatttttataatataaaaaaaaaagatatagatattttactaataaagaattatttttatttatctttacaaaACATTGGTAAAATAGATCAATTCGTATGAAGAATGTTCTAGGCTCATTATACAATGTAACTAAacattactatattatatgtacacttAAAGCtgttattattctaattataaataagcgTGACTGAGGaattgaaaaagttaaaagctaaatgaaaaaaatatttaagaatttatatcttaaaaatgtcccaacttattttttaattttggttTAAACAGTATTGGATGCAGGAAGTAAATTTGAAACACATTTTTAGAAAACTATTAGAAGACTaatctttatttcataaacTTATCTTGATCTTGCATGAGTATCTTAGCGGATGATTTAGCATCCAAGAAAAGCGTATTGACTTCCTCAATGTCCTCTTTCTTGATGGTGGTTCTTTCGTTGATCTTTGCAGTTAAAGCCGCGGGTGTTAGAAGTTGCACTACGTATCGCAGAGTCGTTTTCGTACCGAGTTCGCCGAGGGTGGACAGAGCTTCGTCCTCGATTTGCAATCCTTCTGTCACAGCTCTCAGCTTCGCTATCTGCTCGATCTCCTGTCTGGAATATGGAAGAGTCTTAATGATCAGCAAACGGTCCAACAGATCAAGAGGTATGCCGTGCGGAGAGACGATGTCTTCAGTTCCCCGGATCACGCAACGGCCACGATTTGTAGCGAAAATAACGATCGGTGCTATGGCACTTTCCAGAGCGCGATGCAGATAAGTAAACGTTTCTATGTCTAACATGTGGACCTCGTCTATGAACAATACTCCTGGCACTAACTCAGCAATGCCTTGGTCGATATATTTGTTTACTACCTTGTTTATTTCTTTCCGCAACTtgtctaaaataatttgtatatataatttattatattattatatttatttgtattatatatatttgtatatgtgatttaaatatgtacacatatggacatgatttaatatcaatatcaaatcatatcaaatctaaaaaaatctacaatttGTTACaagatattagatataataacatGTCCTATTTTACCTgttatttcagtttttttagGTTTCATTAATTGCCCCATCATAGACATTATATCTTGTCCTCCTTGTGGCTTGGCATTGGCTATGTCTAAATCGTGCAACGTTACGTCTTGAAtgacttctttctttttatgtacatCACCTTTTGGTAAGGGAACATATTCCTCTGCTTCCAAATCAAACTCGGTAGCAAAATTATCACTTCGACCTTGTCTCTTTACAGCACCACTGTTAGCTTCGATATAAATTACATCGCCAGTCTCTACCTTCTCTTTTTGCAGAGACTCATATATGGAGGGATCCAGCTTTAGCTGTTTTGTGCCTTTAGAAGTCTTCAGTCCGAGGACCACGTGTGATACAGTTTTACCGTAACCACCCATAGGATTCTCTGTTTCCACAGGTGTCAACTCTGTGACTTCGCCCTCGTATACTTCCTTTGTTTCTTTGATTCTCAAACCAATAGCTCTCCTGAAATTCTCCATGAGAACTTCTGTTTTCTTGATTTCTGAACTGTAGACTTCTGAACCCACCATGGGACAAAAAGGCACCTTGTTACCAAGCTCTTGAGCAATGGCAAGAGCTATCGCGGTCTTGCCTGTACCTGGTGGACCAGCCAACAGCACGGCACGTCCTGCCATTCTCTTTGATTTTATCATATCGACAACAATTCCTGCCGCCTGTAAAAGCATgtgacaatttaataattctttaatattaattatattatatatattattaataatttcatgatttttatcatacatCTTTTgtgtcattaatataaaaaaaaaggaaaaacgtAACGACAGCAAGATTTGGAGaagcaaattttctataaatgttactttttttatttatactaaaaGAACAAATCAACAAACGTATAACATGATAAAATGTCAATATCTAAGAAAATACTAACCTCTCGCGCCATTTCTTGACCGACGAGACCGGCCGCATTTTTAATGGCTGTGCCCTTCTCGTCGAGTCCCAGACCCTTGATATGCGTATGTGCCGAGATCCTCTGAGTTTTCGCGGTGCTCTTCACTTCTTCAATCTTCATCGTGTTAcgattttctaaaaaagaatcTGAGAGAAATAAAACACCGAGAAAGCAAGCACGTTGCTAGCTGCGCCTGTTTGCTGTTTGATTgatactttctctctctctctttctctctccttcccgCTCTAGCCTTCTCCCTCCACTGTTGTTACAGCAACGCGATTCGTCATTGGTGGAAATCAAACGCGGGAGCTTTACGCTTTACGCGCCACCTTCCGAAGCTCAAGCTCGTGGAATTTATCGATCCGCTCGTCCTCCTGGTCTTTCAAATGTATTTCTCGTCTTTTTCGGCGAAAATTAATgaggaataaatttaaaagagagaaatacatttgtatatatatcatagaaaaaatatttagagcgAATAATATATCGAAGTAGTACTTCGCGCAAGCTATTTGTCAAAAAGTCCGCGTCTAGCAATTGATACACTTTTCGGAAACTAGATGTCTCATGGGATGATTAGTTTCTCGATAACGCTTTAGGCAACCAGGTTTCGTATATAAAGACATTTCGGGGCGTCTGTTGTCGGGTCCGATGCACCTGGGAAAAAGCTAACGATAAATCGTAATCTTAATTTGAAAGTTGCCGCTAATTTCAATACAGTTCAACTATCTGAGCCCTAGGTGCGACGTTGACCCATTTTGCTGagcatcttttttttgtttttaaatttttatgtattttttatgctcTCCTCAGCTCTCTTTTATATCGTACAAttcatattctttatatttgtgacttgatttatttaaaatttcttttatctatttCTAGATTTCTTTAAGCTAAAGTCAACTAacgtaacaataaaattaaaaattaaaatttaattttataattcaaattatatatgtatatataaacatatttaatattacatatatcttaattaaaattatagaaagctgtgaaatataaattcgggaataataaataaattttattgtaatatagactttaaagttacaaaatttatatatcttattaagtaccatgataaattttttcaattccagattttttttcttcgctgTCAACTATCTTCTCTGAAATAGAATCATACCTTGTACAAAGGTTTTGTTTCtctgattttaaattctgGCACTACAGCCTGGTTGTCTTTCatctaaaaagagaaatacattaaattacaaattattgacATGTAggcgttaataaaaattgagctTACTTTGACATGagcgtataatataattcccACTAGTGTCAAAGTTATACCGATGACTTGATTTATCGCCAATGTTTCATGGAAAAGTAATGAACCTCCCAACAAAAGGAGGCAGAATTTGGAATGTCCAACCATATTATATCTGAATACTTTGTTAAAGTGTGTAATACAtgagtttataaattttttgttataataataatttacataaggATACGTTAAAGGTGAGGTCTTTCCTATGATCCAGTAGGACGTCAAATTCACAAAAAATGCAACCACACCTGACAACATCACCATGCTCTGTAAATGacataaagataatttagttGAGAGAGCATAAAtcctgataaaaaaaaaattatcagaaaacGTACTACATCCAGTAGTGACCAATTGTGCGTGAACGTTTGCCCAACTGGTTCAAAGATTGGAATAATAATCAAGAGCATAACAGTGGATAATGGTGcttgataaaataacaattgcaTCGGATCCATCTGAAATTCTCTCTGTTTTCTGTTTAtcatctgtaaaaaaaatgaaacatctATAATCAAACTGTGTTACACACccttacatttatatttttagatttagatgtaaattttgatatatttatcaaaaagtgAGAAACAATCATGAGACGTACCACTTGATACAGGGATGTTACAAGCACCCCAAGTGCCGCATAAACTGTTCCAACAACGTTGAATTGTATgtcgtaataaaaattgatcacCACTCCCAGTGTAATCGGTATTAAGGTTAATTTAACGAGAGTACTAAAACGCTtcctataaaatatcatttgcaTTATTATCACGCAGGGTGTCGTTAACATTTTCGCCACCTGATAGGTCCCGACCGTGTTGTGAGCCAAGCTCAGATTCGTCAGGACGACGAATCCGCAAAA
Coding sequences within it:
- the LOC140673541 gene encoding solute carrier family 35 member E3-like — its product is MNKKVVVAFYLLLNVIFSIVIVLLNKWLYIHTRFPNITLSMIHFVMTFVGLIICEKLDVFCVKDIDIKEMMLIAVTFCGFVVLTNLSLAHNTVGTYQVAKMLTTPCVIIMQMIFYRKRFSTLVKLTLIPITLGVVINFYYDIQFNVVGTVYAALGVLVTSLYQVMINRKQREFQMDPMQLLFYQAPLSTVMLLIIIPIFEPVGQTFTHNWSLLDVSMVMLSGVVAFFVNLTSYWIIGKTSPLTYNMVGHSKFCLLLLGGSLLFHETLAINQVIGITLTLVGIILYAHVKMKDNQAVVPEFKIRETKPLYKV